A single Numenius arquata chromosome 1, bNumArq3.hap1.1, whole genome shotgun sequence DNA region contains:
- the LOC141473049 gene encoding cystathionine beta-synthase-like protein: MEKLILERPVSVSKDETPRLPPQQKPDTNSCPHASGKYFLPGGADNENCKANDKEREWIRPDTPSKCTWKLGKPPSASPHRHTTLPEPLKILPSILSKVGNTPLVRINKIGKQHGLKCELLAKCEFFNAGGSVKDRISLRMVEDAEKAGILKPGDTIVEPTSGNTGIGLALAAAVKGYRCIIVMPEKMSMEKVDVLRALGAEIVRTPTTARFDSPESHVGVAWRLKNEIPNAHILDQYRNASNPLTHYDTTAEEILQQCDGKIDMLVAAAGTGGTITGISRKLKEKCPDCKIIGVDPEGSILATPEELNKTDKTMYEVEGIGYDFVPTVLDRSVMDQWYKSNDEESFALARMLIREEGLLCGGSSGSAMSVALKAAKELKEGQRCVVILPDSIRNYMSKFLSDKWMIQKGFMKEDDLVKKPWWWNISVQELKLSAPLTVLPTVTCAKTVEILREKGFDQVPVVDESGVILGMVTLGNMLSSLLAGKVQPSDEVSKIIYKQFKQINLTDNLGKLSHILEIDHFALVVHEQIQYHTDGSSRKRQMVFGIVTAIDLLNFVTARERERKSN, encoded by the exons ATGGAGAAGTTGATATTGGAAAGGCCTGTTTCTGTGTCTAAG GATGAAACGCCTAGACTTCCTCCCCAGCAGAAGCCAGATACGAACTCATGCCCACATGCATCTGGCAAATATTTCCTCCCTGGTGGGGCGGACAATGAGAACTGCAAGGCCAATGACAAGGAAAGGGAGTGGATCCGCCCTGATACACCTAGCAAATGCACATGGAAGCTTGGGAAacccccctctgcctccccccatcGTCATACCACTCT GCCAGAACCTCTGAAAATCCTGCCAAGCATCCTCAGTAAAGTTGGCAATACGCCCTTGGTGCGAATCAACAAGATTGGGAAGCAGCATGGGCTCAAGTGTGAACTCT TGGCAAAATGCGAGTTCTTCAATGCTGGGGGCAGTGTGAAGGACCGCATCAGCCTGAGGATGGTAGAGGATGCTGAAAAAGCTGGGATCTTGAAGCCTGGAGACACTATCGTAGAGCCAACCTCTGGAAACACAG GAATTGGACTGGCCTTGGCTGCAGCAGTGAAGGGTTACCGCTGTATCATTGTGATGCCAGAGAAAATGAGCATGGAGAAG GTGGATGTTCTGAGAGCTCTGGGTGCCGAGATTGTGAGGACCCCAACTACTGCCAGGTTTGATTCTCCTGAATCTCATGTGGGAGTAGCCtggagactgaaaaatgaaatccCCAATGCACATATACTAGACCAG TACCGTAATGCCAGCAACCCCCTGACGCACTATGACACCACAGCTGAAGAGATCCTGCAGCAGTGTGATG gaaaaatagaCATGCTGGTGGCTGCGGCTGGCACAGGAGGTACTATCACTGGCATCTCCAGAAAGCTAAAGGAGAAGTGTCCAGATTGCAAA ATTATAGGTGTTGATCCTGAAGGCTCCATCCTTGCTACACCAGAAGAACTGAACAAGACTGACAAGACAATGTATGAAGTAGAAGGAATTGGATATGATTTTGTCCCCACAGTGTTGGATAGATCTGTAA TGGACCAGTGGTACAAGAGCAATGATGAGGAGTCGTTTGCTTTAGCGCGCATGCTGATCCGAGAGGAAGGACTGCTGTGTG GTGGCAGCTCAGGCAGTGCCATGTCTGTGGCTCTGAAGGCAGCCAAAGAGCTGAAAGAAGGTCAGCGTTGTGTTGTTATCCTCCCTGACTCTATCCGGAACTACAT GTCCAAGTTCTTGAGTGACAAATGGATGATTCAGAAAGGGTTCATGAAAGAAGACGACCTTGTCAAAAAACCTTG GTGGTGGAACATCAGTGTTCAGGAACTCAAGCTCTCTGCCCCTCTGACTGTTCTTCCAACTGTTACCTGTGCAAAGACTGTTGAAATTCTCCGGGAGAAGGGATTCGACCAGGTACCAGTTGTTGATGAATCTGG aGTGATTTTAGGCATGGTTACCCTGGGTAACATGCTGTCTTCACTGCTTGCTGGAAAAGTTCAGCCTTCTGATGAAGTCAGCAAAATAATCTACAAGCAATTTAAACAG ATAAACCTGACAGACAACTTGGGGAAACTCTCTCATATCCTGGAAATAGACCACTTTGCTCTAGTGGTTCATGAACAAATTCAAT ATCACACTGATGGTTCCTCCCGTAAGCGGCAAATGGTGTTTGGCATCGTTACAGCCATCGACCTGCTTAACTTTGTGACGGCACGAGAACGGGAAAGAAAGTCCAACTAA